The following are encoded together in the Poseidonibacter lekithochrous genome:
- a CDS encoding TolC family protein, which produces MKKIACLLSLLVSSSFAISLDEMVDNAFQNNQNLLSIEKAISIADENIKLSTKWKNPTLTLGVNDIHFDEPTKRDLEPMQAQYIGFSQVIPVGNKLDIKKSIAKKDRNIISYSLEDKKLILESKIYELSYNILILEQRLILLHKFEKNIKKIEKLSNALYSHGKSNQNEILNAKIAYSNIQIQKQNLKNSIDNLYIKLEQITYEKVDKIDASLDVKELVLSMDIQNHPKIKMQKINTNKYEDLSNLELENERGDIKLNLAYFNRDDKYKDYANISVNIPLSLYKTEKIKAVKAKIKAKEIANKLEDIKQNFKTELRILQNNINNAYYKYELIQNSIIPLKRKMQRNIENYNSFQGIKPQMAIRNLNELITYELKSYDHLKEYFSNYSKSKYYMAKAK; this is translated from the coding sequence ATGAAAAAGATAGCTTGCCTCTTATCTCTTCTTGTTTCATCAAGTTTTGCTATAAGTCTTGATGAAATGGTAGATAATGCTTTCCAAAACAATCAAAATTTATTAAGTATAGAAAAAGCAATATCAATAGCAGATGAAAATATCAAACTTTCAACAAAATGGAAGAATCCAACTTTAACACTTGGAGTTAATGATATTCATTTTGATGAGCCTACAAAAAGAGATTTAGAGCCAATGCAAGCTCAATATATTGGTTTTTCACAAGTAATTCCAGTAGGTAATAAACTTGATATAAAAAAATCAATAGCTAAAAAAGATAGAAATATTATTTCTTATTCCCTAGAGGATAAGAAGTTAATCTTAGAATCAAAAATATATGAACTTTCATATAATATTTTGATTCTTGAACAAAGATTAATCTTATTACACAAATTTGAGAAAAATATCAAAAAAATTGAAAAGTTATCAAATGCTTTATATTCACATGGTAAGTCAAATCAAAATGAGATTTTAAATGCAAAAATAGCTTATTCAAATATTCAAATTCAAAAACAAAATTTAAAAAATAGTATTGATAATCTATATATAAAATTAGAACAAATTACATATGAAAAAGTTGATAAAATCGATGCTTCTTTAGATGTGAAAGAACTAGTTTTATCTATGGATATACAAAATCATCCAAAAATAAAAATGCAAAAAATTAATACTAATAAATATGAAGACCTTTCAAATTTAGAGTTGGAAAATGAAAGAGGGGATATTAAATTAAATCTAGCATATTTTAATAGAGATGATAAATATAAGGATTATGCAAATATTTCTGTGAATATTCCTCTATCTTTATATAAAACAGAAAAAATCAAAGCTGTAAAAGCAAAAATCAAAGCAAAAGAGATTGCTAATAAACTTGAAGATATAAAACAAAACTTCAAAACAGAACTTAGAATTCTTCAAAACAATATAAATAATGCATATTATAAATATGAATTAATCCAAAATAGTATTATTCCTCTAAAAAGAAAAATGCAAAGAAATATCGAAAACTACAACAGTTTTCAAGGAATAAAACCTCAAATGGCAATAAGAAATCTAAATGAATTAATCACTTATGAACTTAAAAGTTATGATCATTTAAAAGAATATTTTTCAAACTACTCAAAATCAAAATATTATATGGCAAAGGCTAAGTAA
- a CDS encoding efflux RND transporter periplasmic adaptor subunit has protein sequence MNIRKYIKTTLFSLLVLTSVDAKIIEVEQLFNKKTVLVKEENVGITKSFYGKTRIDESNTVDITTRFDGFITKLNANKNLMYVKKNETLFSIYSDEILSIQKEIQISKSINKNLYRSSVEKLKVLDISKSEINKIKRAKTSMDGIKVFSPMNAIVLKKNINDKSAVKKGKLLLQLTNIDKLWFVAQIYQKDLTFIKKDMKAYVYIDGLSQAVKTKVDFIYPMVNEKTKTIDVRFIIDNKDLNIYPNMFASVKIKAVNKTMLTLPKTAVLTKGSNFYVFKPISDREFEPIKIEAKRISTNRYEILDGLNKGDKVINNALFLLDSDAVTNALYESDTDDDW, from the coding sequence ATGAATATAAGAAAATATATAAAAACCACTCTTTTTTCACTTTTGGTATTAACAAGTGTTGATGCAAAGATAATTGAAGTTGAACAACTATTTAATAAAAAAACAGTATTAGTAAAAGAAGAAAATGTAGGTATTACAAAAAGTTTTTATGGGAAAACTAGAATTGATGAATCAAATACTGTAGATATTACTACAAGATTTGATGGTTTTATTACTAAACTAAATGCTAATAAAAATTTAATGTATGTGAAAAAAAATGAAACTTTATTCTCTATATATAGTGATGAGATTCTAAGTATTCAAAAAGAGATTCAGATTTCAAAAAGTATAAATAAAAATTTATATAGAAGCTCAGTAGAGAAGTTAAAAGTACTTGATATAAGTAAAAGTGAGATTAATAAAATCAAAAGAGCAAAAACTTCAATGGATGGAATTAAAGTATTTTCTCCTATGAATGCCATAGTTTTAAAAAAGAATATCAATGATAAAAGTGCTGTAAAAAAAGGGAAACTACTTCTACAGCTTACCAATATTGATAAGTTATGGTTTGTAGCTCAAATCTATCAAAAAGACTTAACTTTTATAAAAAAAGATATGAAAGCTTATGTTTATATTGATGGATTAAGTCAAGCAGTAAAAACAAAAGTTGATTTTATTTATCCAATGGTGAATGAAAAAACAAAAACAATTGATGTTAGATTTATTATTGATAACAAAGATTTAAATATCTATCCAAATATGTTTGCTAGTGTGAAAATCAAAGCTGTAAATAAAACAATGCTTACTTTACCTAAAACTGCTGTCTTAACAAAAGGAAGTAATTTTTATGTATTTAAACCTATTTCCGACAGAGAATTTGAACCTATAAAAATTGAAGCAAAAAGAATTTCTACAAATAGATATGAAATCTTAGATGGTTTAAATAAAGGTGATAAGGTTATAAATAATGCTTTATTCTTACTTGATTCAGATGCAGTTACAAATGCACTGTATGAATCAGATACAGATGATGATTGGTAG
- a CDS encoding efflux RND transporter permease subunit, whose amino-acid sequence MVESVISYSIRNKFLILFSVIILSFASIWAVKNTALDALPDLSPPQVIVQVKWAGQSPKTIEEQVSYPLISNLMSLPNIDTVRAMSSFQNALIYIIFKDGTDLYDSRNRILEQLSQLQGTFPQGVDVAIGPDATGVGWAYEYALKSDTKSLDELRTLQDYYYKYALLGVDGVSEIASIGGFIKNYEITLNQDKLVQYDLSINDVKSALSKNNDEKGGRIILENGFEHMIQAKGYLQSVVDIENITIKTMNSIPLKIKDIADVNITSSNRRGMADLNGQGDTVGGIVVVRYGENPYAVIKAVKQKLETLNVDGVEVIETYDRSSLIDKAIDTLKNTLIEESIIVMIITALFLFHARSALIIIITLPITVLITFLLMKAFGMGSNIMSLGGIAIAIGAMVDATIVMVENAHKYLQGKENISNEERIEIIIKSAKQVGRPIFFALILVVVSFLPIFALTGQEGRLFTPLAFTKSFAMISGAILSITVVPILMVFFIRGKILSENKNWLNKFFILLYSPLLKLSLKLRYFVVLAFIGTIIAAYPVYKKQNWEFMPMMNETVFMYMPVTPYGLGVDLAKELTYKTDKILKSFPEVQTVFGKAGRADTATDPAPLAMIETIVTFKPEDQWREGMTYKKLMAEMDKKLQVAGLINSWTYPIRGRIDMLLTGIRTPLGIKLYGNNHQKLEETAGLIEQELKKFDKTLSVSTDKINSGYYLNIDIDEEMISRYGISKNDILSTVSLGVAGAKVSTFLDGLERYPMTLRFETSQREDITSLRNLQVKTKLGFQPLEMFAQLKYEEGPSVIKSEKALNVNFIYITPKSGVSAKQYKDEAKALLKDIKLPSGFYYEWAGQSEYLESAMERLLYIIPLTFVIIFILIYFALKNITYTMIIFFTLPFALTGGIFYLDFLNFNISIAVIVGFLALLGVAAETSIVMIVYLHEAMLELKDKCLKIEKEHIYHAIYKGAVLRLRPKLMTLFAILGGLIPIMYIDGVGSEVMQRIAAPMIGGMVSSAFLTLIVIPSIFYILAIKKGGKMADCDLSH is encoded by the coding sequence ATGGTTGAAAGTGTAATATCATATAGTATAAGAAATAAATTTTTAATACTTTTTTCAGTAATAATTTTAAGTTTTGCATCTATTTGGGCTGTTAAAAACACAGCCTTAGATGCCTTACCTGATTTATCTCCTCCTCAAGTTATTGTGCAAGTAAAGTGGGCAGGACAGAGTCCTAAAACTATTGAAGAGCAAGTATCATATCCTTTAATCTCAAATTTAATGTCTTTACCTAATATTGACACAGTAAGAGCTATGAGTTCTTTTCAGAATGCTTTGATTTATATTATCTTTAAAGATGGAACTGATCTTTATGATTCAAGAAATAGAATCTTAGAGCAATTATCTCAACTTCAAGGAACATTTCCCCAAGGTGTAGATGTGGCAATTGGTCCAGATGCAACAGGTGTTGGATGGGCTTATGAGTATGCTTTAAAATCAGATACAAAGTCTTTAGATGAGTTAAGAACACTTCAAGATTATTATTATAAATATGCCCTTTTAGGAGTTGATGGAGTAAGTGAAATTGCTTCTATTGGCGGATTTATTAAGAATTATGAAATCACTTTAAACCAAGATAAGTTAGTGCAATATGATTTAAGTATTAATGATGTGAAAAGCGCCTTATCAAAAAATAATGATGAAAAAGGTGGACGAATAATCTTAGAGAATGGTTTTGAGCATATGATTCAAGCCAAAGGTTATTTACAAAGTGTTGTTGATATTGAAAATATTACTATAAAAACTATGAATTCAATTCCTTTAAAAATTAAAGATATTGCAGATGTTAATATTACCTCTTCAAATAGACGTGGTATGGCTGATTTAAACGGGCAGGGTGATACTGTTGGTGGTATTGTAGTTGTTCGATATGGGGAAAATCCTTATGCTGTTATAAAAGCAGTAAAACAAAAATTAGAAACCCTAAATGTTGATGGAGTTGAAGTAATTGAGACTTATGATAGGTCTTCACTTATTGATAAAGCAATTGATACTTTGAAAAATACTTTAATTGAAGAGTCAATTATTGTAATGATTATTACAGCACTGTTTTTATTCCATGCAAGGTCTGCGTTAATTATAATCATTACTTTGCCAATTACAGTACTTATTACTTTTTTATTAATGAAAGCTTTTGGAATGGGCTCAAATATTATGAGTCTTGGAGGAATTGCCATTGCTATTGGGGCAATGGTAGATGCAACTATTGTAATGGTTGAAAATGCCCATAAGTACCTGCAAGGAAAAGAAAATATCTCCAATGAAGAGCGAATAGAAATTATAATCAAATCTGCAAAACAAGTTGGTCGTCCAATATTCTTTGCATTGATTTTAGTTGTAGTTTCTTTTTTACCAATTTTTGCATTAACTGGACAAGAAGGTAGATTATTTACTCCTTTAGCTTTTACTAAATCTTTTGCAATGATTTCAGGAGCAATTTTATCAATTACAGTTGTTCCTATTTTAATGGTATTTTTTATAAGAGGAAAAATTCTAAGTGAAAATAAAAACTGGTTAAATAAGTTTTTTATTTTACTTTATTCTCCACTTTTAAAACTCTCACTAAAATTGAGATATTTTGTTGTTTTAGCTTTTATAGGAACTATAATAGCGGCATACCCAGTGTACAAAAAACAAAATTGGGAATTTATGCCAATGATGAATGAAACTGTATTTATGTATATGCCTGTAACTCCTTATGGATTAGGAGTTGATTTAGCAAAAGAGTTAACATATAAAACAGATAAGATTCTAAAATCCTTTCCAGAAGTACAAACAGTATTTGGAAAAGCAGGGCGAGCAGATACAGCAACAGATCCAGCTCCACTTGCTATGATTGAAACAATTGTTACTTTTAAGCCTGAAGATCAATGGCGTGAGGGAATGACATATAAGAAACTAATGGCAGAAATGGATAAAAAACTGCAAGTAGCAGGGCTTATTAACTCTTGGACTTACCCAATTAGAGGTAGAATTGATATGCTTCTAACAGGTATACGAACACCTTTAGGAATAAAACTATATGGAAATAATCATCAGAAGCTTGAAGAGACAGCAGGTTTAATAGAGCAAGAACTTAAAAAGTTTGATAAAACACTTTCTGTATCAACAGATAAAATCAACTCTGGGTATTATTTAAATATTGATATAGATGAAGAGATGATTTCAAGATATGGTATTTCTAAGAATGATATTTTATCTACTGTATCACTTGGGGTTGCAGGAGCTAAAGTATCTACATTTTTAGATGGTTTAGAGCGATATCCTATGACTTTGAGGTTTGAGACAAGCCAAAGGGAAGATATTACAAGTTTACGTAATTTACAAGTTAAAACAAAATTAGGTTTCCAGCCTTTAGAAATGTTTGCACAACTAAAGTATGAAGAAGGTCCTTCTGTTATAAAGTCTGAAAAAGCCTTAAATGTAAACTTTATATATATAACACCAAAAAGCGGTGTTTCTGCAAAGCAGTATAAAGACGAAGCTAAAGCTTTATTAAAAGATATAAAATTACCTAGTGGTTTTTATTATGAGTGGGCAGGGCAGAGTGAGTATTTAGAATCAGCAATGGAGCGATTATTATATATAATTCCTCTAACTTTTGTGATTATATTTATTCTTATTTATTTTGCACTAAAAAATATTACATATACAATGATAATTTTCTTTACCTTACCATTTGCATTAACTGGTGGAATATTCTATTTAGATTTCCTAAACTTTAATATCTCAATTGCTGTAATTGTTGGTTTCCTAGCTCTGCTTGGAGTTGCTGCTGAAACATCAATTGTGATGATTGTTTACTTACATGAAGCGATGTTAGAGTTAAAAGACAAATGTTTAAAAATAGAAAAAGAACATATTTACCATGCAATTTATAAAGGTGCAGTTTTAAGACTTCGACCAAAACTAATGACCCTATTTGCCATCTTAGGAGGGCTTATTCCTATTATGTATATAGATGGGGTAGGTAGTGAGGTAATGCAAAGAATAGCAGCTCCTATGATCGGAGGAATGGTGTCTTCGGCATTTTTAACTTTGATTGTAATCCCTTCAATTTTTTATATATTAGCTATAAAAAAAGGTGGAAAAATGGCAGATTGTGATTTAAGTCATTAA
- a CDS encoding DUF692 domain-containing protein, whose protein sequence is MINLKGCGLGLRSDFLLDLKENEFQPDWWEVTPENWMHMPKLYEKAFEEAVFSKPTVAHGLSLSIGSVDKLNRKFVKQVKTFLDRYNIEFYSEHLSFSSLDNKQSYELLPVPMTKKMVNVIADRVKEVEDIIQRNLILENATYYLVPYSEMREVDFINEVMEKSGAKMLLDVNNVFVNSVNHSFKARKFIDEIDKSKVAYMHMAGHYFDEEANMKIDSHGMPIDKGVWKLLEYTLKQVDAPVMIERDNNIPPLEELVSEYKQMKKICKAVRNG, encoded by the coding sequence ATGATAAATTTAAAAGGCTGTGGATTAGGATTAAGAAGTGATTTTCTTCTTGACCTAAAAGAAAATGAATTTCAACCTGACTGGTGGGAAGTAACTCCTGAAAATTGGATGCATATGCCCAAGTTATATGAAAAAGCTTTTGAAGAAGCTGTGTTCTCTAAACCTACAGTTGCACATGGTTTATCTTTATCTATTGGCTCTGTTGACAAACTTAATAGAAAGTTTGTCAAACAGGTTAAAACTTTCCTTGATAGATACAATATAGAATTTTATTCTGAACACCTAAGTTTTTCTTCCCTAGATAATAAACAATCTTATGAGTTATTACCTGTACCTATGACTAAAAAAATGGTAAATGTAATAGCAGATAGAGTAAAAGAGGTTGAGGATATAATTCAAAGAAATCTGATTTTAGAAAATGCAACATATTATTTAGTTCCTTACTCAGAAATGAGAGAAGTTGACTTTATTAATGAAGTTATGGAAAAATCAGGTGCTAAAATGCTATTAGATGTTAACAATGTATTTGTTAACTCTGTAAATCACTCTTTTAAAGCTAGAAAATTCATTGATGAAATTGATAAAAGCAAAGTAGCTTATATGCATATGGCTGGTCATTATTTCGATGAGGAAGCTAATATGAAAATTGATTCACACGGAATGCCTATTGATAAAGGTGTGTGGAAACTTTTAGAATATACTTTAAAACAAGTTGATGCTCCTGTAATGATTGAAAGAGACAATAATATCCCTCCATTAGAAGAGTTAGTTAGTGAATACAAACAGATGAAAAAGATTTGTAAGGCAGTTAGAAATGGCTAA
- a CDS encoding putative DNA-binding domain-containing protein, whose product MANLERDVEDRFFDIITNQKDNPSSNAYGVYQKLVFYRYEEIIKNTFPEFMKYISENDLEKSVYEFMKTPPSTPFVWQIANDYRKFVKKNKIFHDKKFLYELLYFDWIEVEVEMKEYKEEKKSKFSWDNSYKLAPSARVKKFKYDIINKDYETNRENYLIIYFDFEQNEVLFREINQFIYVLIKRANKKESLEKTLKTLCKENDLELQEAKAVLEEALKELISQDALLKSK is encoded by the coding sequence ATGGCTAATTTAGAAAGAGATGTAGAAGATAGATTCTTCGATATTATCACAAATCAAAAAGATAATCCAAGCTCAAATGCTTATGGAGTTTATCAAAAATTAGTTTTTTATAGATATGAAGAGATTATCAAAAATACTTTCCCTGAATTTATGAAATATATTTCAGAGAATGACTTAGAAAAATCTGTATATGAATTTATGAAAACTCCTCCTTCAACTCCTTTTGTTTGGCAAATTGCAAATGATTATAGAAAATTTGTAAAGAAAAATAAAATATTTCATGATAAAAAGTTTTTATATGAACTTTTATATTTTGACTGGATTGAAGTTGAAGTAGAAATGAAAGAGTATAAAGAAGAAAAGAAATCTAAATTTTCATGGGATAATTCATATAAACTAGCGCCAAGTGCTAGAGTTAAAAAATTTAAATATGACATTATAAATAAAGACTATGAAACAAATAGAGAAAACTATCTAATAATATATTTTGATTTCGAACAAAATGAAGTTTTATTTAGAGAGATAAATCAATTTATTTATGTTCTTATTAAAAGAGCAAATAAGAAAGAGAGCTTAGAAAAAACTCTAAAGACTTTATGTAAAGAAAATGATCTTGAATTACAAGAGGCAAAAGCTGTTTTAGAAGAGGCCTTAAAAGAGTTGATTTCTCAAGACGCTCTGCTAAAATCTAAATAG
- a CDS encoding MATE family efflux transporter, with translation MRRNTEKLTTENIPSLIKQLAIPASTGMFFNTMYNVVDTFYAGLISTQAIAALSLSFMIFFLIVGFGYGLSSAITALLGNAFGKKRYKLASIYAHKGIIFIPLVGMFLSAIGYFLAPSLFTLLGAEGEYLDTAITYINPILFGAVFFMFNFSLNSVLLAQGDTKTYRNTLIFGFFANLVLNPIFIYGFLFIPAMGIKGIAIATVLIQVLNMFYMLYKVLQTKLIHFEKPEYFMPNLRVYKEFLSQGLPASLNMLTMAFGSLILTYYVSHYGMHAVAGYGIGFRVEQIMLLPALGLSTAVLTLVSNNYGAKKYDRVIEVLKTAIKYGFVISTVGIITLTIFGKFIISQFDSNEIVVQYGLDYLLVEVWIFYAYIILFICVSTLQGIKKPKMILFIGLYRQIFAKLIIAFLIVKYFELDYIYLWFGIMFMIYSAAIFAYIYTNRLLKENCNLTI, from the coding sequence TTGAGAAGAAATACAGAAAAATTAACAACTGAAAATATTCCAAGTCTAATTAAACAATTAGCTATTCCTGCAAGTACAGGAATGTTTTTTAATACTATGTATAATGTAGTTGATACATTTTACGCTGGTCTTATCTCAACACAAGCAATTGCTGCATTATCTTTATCTTTTATGATCTTCTTTTTAATCGTTGGATTTGGATATGGACTTTCATCAGCTATTACTGCCTTACTTGGTAATGCCTTTGGAAAAAAGAGATATAAACTTGCATCAATTTATGCCCACAAAGGAATTATATTTATTCCCCTAGTTGGAATGTTTTTAAGTGCTATTGGATATTTTCTAGCACCCTCACTATTCACATTATTAGGTGCAGAAGGTGAATATCTTGATACTGCAATTACATATATAAACCCTATACTTTTTGGTGCTGTATTTTTTATGTTTAACTTTTCACTAAACTCTGTGCTTCTAGCACAAGGTGATACTAAAACATATAGAAATACTTTGATATTTGGATTCTTTGCAAACCTAGTTTTAAACCCAATTTTTATATATGGGTTTCTTTTTATTCCAGCAATGGGAATAAAAGGTATTGCAATAGCTACAGTACTAATCCAAGTACTAAACATGTTTTACATGTTATACAAAGTCTTACAAACAAAACTTATTCATTTTGAGAAGCCTGAATATTTCATGCCAAACTTAAGAGTATACAAAGAATTCCTATCTCAAGGGCTTCCAGCTAGTTTAAATATGTTAACTATGGCCTTTGGTTCATTAATACTTACGTACTATGTTTCGCACTATGGTATGCATGCAGTTGCTGGATATGGTATTGGATTTAGAGTTGAACAGATAATGTTACTTCCTGCTCTTGGTCTTTCAACAGCTGTATTAACTTTAGTATCGAATAACTACGGGGCTAAAAAATATGATAGGGTTATTGAGGTATTAAAAACAGCTATTAAGTATGGATTTGTAATATCAACTGTTGGTATTATTACTCTTACAATTTTTGGTAAATTTATAATTTCTCAATTTGATTCAAACGAAATTGTAGTGCAATATGGATTAGATTACTTACTAGTTGAAGTTTGGATTTTCTATGCATATATAATACTATTCATTTGTGTATCGACTCTTCAAGGTATCAAAAAACCAAAGATGATTCTGTTTATAGGTTTATATAGACAAATTTTTGCAAAACTAATAATTGCATTTTTAATAGTAAAATATTTTGAATTAGATTATATATATTTATGGTTTGGAATTATGTTTATGATTTATTCTGCAGCTATATTTGCATATATTTATACAAATAGGCTACTAAAAGAGAATTGTAACTTAACTATTTAG
- a CDS encoding homoserine dehydrogenase, protein MLKVGIIGVGTVGASVANILKDNKDIITARAGIEITPTIGVVSNLNKDRGVSIKLTDNIDEVLNDESIDIVVELMGGIEKPYEVVKKALEKGKAVVTANKALLAYHRYELQDLAGDTPFEYEAAVAGGIPIINALRDGLTANNIQSIRGIMNGTCNYMLTKMINEGVDYDTILQESQELGYAEADPTFDVGGFDAAHKLLILGSIAYGIDAKPEDILIEGIENIAPEDIDFANEFNYSIKLLTIAKKVEDEIELRVHPVFIPNSEMIAKVDGVMNGVSVIGDKVGETMYYGPGAGGDATASAVIANIVDIARRGKGSPMLGFESSHGENLKLMSKDNIQTKYYFRLRVEDKPGVLAKVANILSDKNISIEKMIQKPLNDTCAHLLLSTHTCLEKDINEALNAIEETGAVTAKPVMIRIED, encoded by the coding sequence ATGTTAAAAGTAGGAATTATTGGAGTTGGTACTGTTGGAGCAAGTGTTGCAAACATTTTAAAAGATAATAAAGATATTATTACTGCACGAGCTGGTATTGAAATAACACCTACTATTGGAGTAGTATCTAATTTAAATAAAGATAGAGGTGTATCTATCAAATTAACTGACAATATTGATGAAGTTTTAAATGACGAATCAATTGATATTGTTGTTGAGTTAATGGGTGGAATTGAAAAACCTTATGAAGTTGTAAAAAAAGCACTTGAAAAAGGTAAAGCAGTTGTTACAGCAAATAAAGCACTTCTAGCTTATCACAGATATGAGTTACAAGATTTAGCTGGAGATACACCTTTTGAATACGAAGCAGCAGTAGCTGGTGGTATTCCAATTATTAATGCCTTAAGAGATGGATTAACTGCAAATAATATCCAATCTATTAGAGGTATTATGAATGGTACTTGTAATTACATGTTAACAAAAATGATTAACGAAGGTGTTGATTACGATACTATTTTACAAGAATCTCAAGAATTAGGTTATGCAGAAGCTGATCCAACATTTGATGTTGGTGGATTTGATGCTGCTCATAAACTATTAATTTTAGGTTCTATTGCTTATGGAATTGATGCAAAACCTGAAGATATCTTAATTGAAGGTATCGAAAACATTGCACCAGAAGATATTGATTTTGCAAATGAGTTTAACTACTCAATCAAACTTCTTACAATTGCTAAAAAAGTAGAAGATGAAATCGAATTAAGAGTGCATCCAGTATTTATTCCAAATAGCGAAATGATCGCTAAAGTTGATGGAGTAATGAATGGAGTATCTGTAATTGGTGATAAAGTTGGTGAAACAATGTATTATGGACCAGGTGCAGGTGGAGATGCAACAGCATCAGCAGTTATTGCTAATATTGTTGATATTGCTAGACGTGGAAAAGGTTCTCCTATGTTAGGATTTGAATCTTCACATGGAGAGAACTTAAAACTAATGTCTAAAGATAATATTCAAACAAAATATTACTTTAGACTAAGAGTTGAAGATAAACCAGGTGTTTTAGCAAAAGTTGCAAACATTTTAAGTGATAAGAACATCTCAATTGAGAAAATGATTCAAAAACCACTAAATGATACTTGTGCACATCTTTTATTATCTACACATACTTGTTTAGAAAAAGATATTAACGAAGCATTAAATGCTATCGAAGAAACAGGAGCAGTTACAGCAAAACCTGTAATGATTAGAATAGAGGATTAA
- a CDS encoding LL-diaminopimelate aminotransferase produces the protein MFPEIEFERMKRLPNYVFAEVNNIKMEARRNGEDIIDFSMGNPDGPAPQHIIDKLKETADKPKNHGYSASAGIYKLRLAICNWYKRKYGVDYLDPDKHACATMGSKEGYVHLVQAIVNVGDVAVVPDPTYPIHSYAFMLSGAAIHKFELTFDNEYKVDEDLFFQRLQKTVDESIPKVKYVVVNFPHNPTCATVRPEFYQRLVDMAKRERFYIISDIAYADITFDGYKTPSIFQAEGALDVAVESFTLSKSYNMAGWRVGFIVGNEKLVGALKRIKSWLDYGMFTPIQVAATVALDGPQDCVEEHIEKYHYRRDVMIEAFADAGWEMDTPNASMFIWAKIPQCARHLGSMEFSKQLLTEAKVAVSPGIGFGKYGDEYVRIALIENEKRIRQAAKNIKKYLKSLEK, from the coding sequence GTGTTCCCAGAAATAGAATTTGAAAGAATGAAAAGACTTCCAAACTACGTGTTTGCAGAAGTTAACAATATTAAAATGGAAGCTAGAAGAAATGGCGAAGATATTATCGACTTTTCTATGGGTAATCCAGACGGACCAGCACCACAACATATTATTGATAAATTAAAAGAGACTGCTGATAAGCCAAAAAATCACGGTTATTCAGCATCTGCTGGTATTTACAAATTAAGATTAGCAATTTGTAACTGGTATAAAAGAAAATATGGTGTTGATTATTTAGATCCAGATAAGCATGCTTGTGCAACAATGGGTTCTAAAGAAGGTTATGTTCACTTAGTTCAAGCAATTGTTAACGTAGGTGATGTAGCAGTAGTTCCAGATCCAACATATCCAATTCACTCTTATGCATTTATGCTAAGTGGTGCAGCAATTCACAAATTTGAATTAACTTTTGACAATGAATACAAAGTTGATGAAGATCTATTCTTTCAAAGACTTCAAAAAACAGTTGATGAATCAATTCCAAAAGTTAAATATGTGGTAGTTAATTTCCCACATAACCCAACTTGTGCAACAGTTAGACCAGAGTTCTACCAAAGATTAGTAGATATGGCTAAAAGAGAGAGATTCTATATTATCTCTGATATTGCTTATGCGGATATTACATTCGATGGATATAAAACTCCATCAATTTTCCAAGCAGAAGGTGCACTTGATGTTGCAGTTGAATCATTTACTTTATCTAAGTCATACAATATGGCAGGATGGAGAGTTGGATTCATCGTTGGAAATGAAAAACTAGTTGGAGCATTAAAAAGAATTAAATCTTGGCTTGATTATGGTATGTTTACACCAATTCAAGTTGCAGCTACTGTTGCTTTAGATGGTCCACAAGATTGTGTTGAAGAACACATTGAAAAATACCATTACAGAAGAGATGTAATGATTGAAGCTTTTGCTGATGCTGGATGGGAAATGGATACACCAAATGCCTCAATGTTTATTTGGGCTAAGATTCCGCAGTGTGCTAGACACCTTGGAAGTATGGAATTCTCAAAACAATTATTAACAGAAGCAAAAGTAGCAGTAAGTCCAGGAATTGGATTTGGTAAATACGGTGATGAGTATGTTAGAATCGCATTAATTGAAAATGAAAAAAGAATTAGACAAGCGGCTAAAAACATAAAGAAATATTTAAAAAGTTTAGAAAAATAG